From Lolium perenne isolate Kyuss_39 chromosome 5, Kyuss_2.0, whole genome shotgun sequence, a single genomic window includes:
- the LOC127303983 gene encoding uncharacterized protein yields the protein MQPTMISTMFRSPDEFSPKTAYDFFENQINITWCPYSSRNLNGVDQLQRSFMISVRRGILPWRFLFQNIDVCIAEPYHPDRVARQFRLDQLIPYDPLRSLFTEADVGIAYTYWSHLLRPSQENIQHPLSSRYEGKCSLPWADWWKKFLKPFSDISHKLRDGSLHGKIPYDERRNAFKQSEKLFMSPRKLSNLDHVIIKEVSARRQNEYITAIEAKEKEIVDYWKQILATFLGDNEPPKSPHKFKVDSKYIFHVELPTDVVNTS from the coding sequence ATGCAGCCAACCATGATAAGTACTATGTTCAGGTCCCCGGATGAATTTTCTCCTAAAACGGCCTATGATTTCTTTGAGAATCAGATAAACATCACTTGGTGCCCTTATTCTTCACGTAACCTGAATGGAGTGGATCAGCTACAGAGGTCTTTTATGATTTCTGTCCGCCGAGGTATTCTTCCCTGGAGGTTCTTATTTCAGAACATTGATGTGTGTATAGCTGAGCCCTACCATCCGGATCGTGTGGCTCGCCAATTTAGACTGGACCAATTGATACCATACGATCCGTTGAGATCTTTATTTACCGAAGCCGATGTTGGTATTGCATACACCTACTGGTCCCATTTGTTACGACCAAGTCAGGAGAATATCCAACATCCTCTTAGCAGCCGATATGAGGGCAAGTGTTCTTTGCCATGGGCCGATTGGTGGAAGAAGTTTTTGAAACCGTTCAGTGATATTTCGCATAAACTCAGGGATGGCAGTTTGCATGGGAAAATCCCATATGATGAGAGGAggaatgcgtttaagcaaagcgaGAAACTATTCATGTCCCCACGCAAGCTTTCAAATTTAGATCATGTTATAATAAAAGAAGTATCAGCAAGACGTCAAAACGAGTACATTACCGCTATTGAAGCGAAGGAGAAAGAGATCGTGGATTATTGGAAACAAATTTTGGCAACTTTTCTCGGAGATAATGAGCCTCCTAAAAGTCCTCACAAATTCAAAGTGGATTCGAAATACATTTTCCATGTTGAGTTGCCAACCGATGTGGTGAATACCTCTTGA
- the LOC127298149 gene encoding uncharacterized protein: MQRAALGPEEEMSDLEIYNKMRLKKPDLSQPQPSLPEYFGTYAEDVENYCEMVRHRHPEVDDPMSAEVDEESLFLSSGGLPHGRLAMLNKAVKHTLTTTFTRLKAGLTKDSPPLPPRRRARQQPAYDPDFEAAYVAAHQEYQVAFNQHQQQFMEYMAYIHASMVANQTGQTVDLGPMPPFPGPAPNMPSKENFAAEYYGRTTVSSSPNRILRLSFASQIANISGTCV; encoded by the exons atgcagagggccgcgttaggacccgaggaggagatgtctgacctcgagatatacaacaagatgcggcttaagaagcccgatctctcgcagcctcagccctcgctccctgagtacttcggcacctacgccgaggacgtcgagaactactgcgagatggtgaggcatcgtcacccggaggtggatgaccccatgagcgcggaggtcgacgaggagtcgttgttcctgtcgtccggagggttgccgcatggccgtctcgccatgctgaacaaggccgtcaagcataccctcaccacgaccttcacgcgtctcaaggcgggactcaccaaggacagcccccctctcccgcctcgtcgccgggctcggcaacaacccgcatacgac cctgacttcgaggcggcctacgtggccgctcatcaagaatatcaggtggccttcaaccagcaccagcagcagttcatggagtacatggcatatatacat gcgtcgatggtggccaatcaaactggacagacagtggatttagggccgatgcctccctttccggggccggcgccaaacatgccatcgaaggaaaatttcgctgcggagtactatgggagaacaacggtaagttcttcgccaaaccgaatactacggctttcctttgcctcgcaaattgctaacatctcgggaacatgtgtgtag
- the LOC127298148 gene encoding uncharacterized protein: MERQVQQFVTIRFGNLWLDVPLGPLVTAVSESWKSTAASPSEPEKEEEEVNSVPTDEFVPVISKSTKRRMRAAARASEGAAYDQHMSVHKTAPSGSVPPGFAKAPCAKPVNQQPPHKFSGTSLQEWPMLAKGAPPLKIGSPPQSVSARREPLPSSTSTKVAVPLTPSKLKVGTSANNVVHEASGASSYKHAPKASGAAHKPSVAEKGKALMVEEAEIPRPRGQLRVDAPEFIPTYMEPDTKCPLIWRGVYLTPEDIRTGHVDPTAAISDPLSSSVAMPRPSFEASFDPARHRRRRQRAHQAWVDLPAAIDSNTATRQRQQVAQPIRNRDGNANARIRGRRHTDFHRVITQSICQTLKDMLPGHSMSVDDIGGAIMRRTDALAKLPEYDEFVKEVPKRREYVTQAGRASARRAALKRREMALRADSGHSRVEGKSSPSSSQVSKGKVSKKSEDTPRKGATILTPWPAQNRVSSNSFEVFNSLPIGVRVPTDTSETSSASTHFKRKKARRTVVEGPRRRTRSQKDSDNEDFRSSDGGSYNPLSDSTPCPSESEREPHMDQPCDHMGHSEQVLVTNEARSVEEQLATLTAALQQRDDELAALRNQMSDNLNKSSEGHGGASTSNQPGGAALSLEAIQRMIAEGVKTQLMQNHHSMRPGYVKPYPPDVDLVPFPSNYRQPQFSKFNGSGSPHEHIAHFLAACQDTAHNGALLLRQFVQTLSGPAFTWYSKLAPSSIKTWEQMQNSFLERFYSTQRTVGITELTQTEQGMNEKAADFINRWRNLSLHCPQPITEPEAVRMCTNNLLSDVAVQLQGVRPITFEELASKATDIENYMQLRARRTKPTFSKPMEKSGQREKPPSKPRSAQAMETTTSPHFQSGRGAPRNQEQRGTQLARRPTLSERQNREYSFPVDEIGDLFAGLKELKLIELPNPKRPEEASKFNEPNFCHYHRILGHTLKDCFVVKNIIQKMIDEGTIDTDLLKSMTKGKKMASANVATLQDDSAIRKPRISIKERLTYPATMVHGPVSPLLEDPKIGSSGGQNVVYYPE; encoded by the exons ATGGAGAGACAGGTTCAGCAGTTTGTGACCATCCGTTTCGGGAACCTTTGGCTGGATGTGCCACTCGGCCCGCTTGTGACTGCTGTCAGCGAGAGTTGGAAGAGCACAGCTGCGTCGCCAAGTGAAcctgagaaggaagaagaagaagtcaaTTCAGTACCCACAGATGAGTTTGTTCCTGTGATCTCCAAGTCAACCAAGAGGAGGATGAGAGCCGCAGCAAGAGCTTCGGAAGGTGCTGCATATGATCAGCACATGAGTGTGCACAAAACTGCGCCCTCTGGCTCGGTTCCTCCTGGCTTTGCAAAGGCACCATGTGCCAAGCCAGTGAATCAGCAGCCGCCACACAAGTTTAGTGGCACATCACTTCAGGAGTGGCCCATGCTTGCAAAAGGAGCTCCTCCATTGAAGATAGGCTCACCGCCACAATCTGTTTCAGCAAGAAGAGAGCCGCTTCCTTCGTCTACATCGACCAAGGTCGCGGTGCCGCTCACCCCTTCTAAATTGAAGGTGGGTACATCAGCAAACAACGTTGTACACGAAGCATCAGGGGCAAGCTCATACAAGCATGCGCCAAAGGCCTCGGGGGCGGCTCATAAGCCTTCCGTGGCAGAGAAAGGCAAAGCTCTGATGGTGGAAGAGGCTGAAATTCCTCGACCACGTGGTCAGCTTCGCGTCGACGCACCGGAGTTCATCCCCACGTACATGGAGCCGGACACCAAATGTCCGCTCATATGGCGTGGAGTGTACCTCACTCCGGAAGATATTCGGACAGGCCATGTCGATCCGACCGCCGCAATTTCGGACCCCTTATCATCTTCGGTAGCAATGCCACGCCCGTCATTTGAAGCTTCCTTTGACCCGGCTCGTCACCGCCGCCGGCGGCAGAGGGCGCATCAGGCATGGGTCGATCTTCCGGCGGCAATTGACTCCAACACAGCAACACGTCAGCGACAACAAGTTGCCCAACCCATTCGGAACAGAGATGGGAATGCCAACGCAAGAATCCGCGGAAGGCGTCACACTGATTTCCATAGAgtcataacacaaagcatatgtcAAACATTGAAAGATATGCTGCCAGGCCATTCCATGTCAGTAGATGATATTGGTGGTGCAATCATGCGGCGCACAGATGCTCTCGCCAAATTGCCGGAGTATGATGAGTTTGTAAAAGAAGTACCTAAGAGAAGAGAGTATGTCACTCAAGCTGGCCGTGCAAGTGCAAGACGTGcagccttgaagagaagggagatGGCACTACGTGCAGACTCCGGACACAGTAGAGTAGAAGGCAAAAGTTCTCCGTCTTCAAGTCAAGTCAGTAAAGGAAAAGTGAGCAAGAAATCGGAAGATACGCCAAGGAAAGGAGCCACAATACTCACTCCATGGCCAGCTCAGAACAGAGTTTCAAGCAACTCATTTGAAGTGTTTAACTCACTGCCAATTGGTGTTAGAGTGCCAACAGATACTAGTGAGACATCTTCCGCATCAACACACTTCAAGAGAAAGAAAGCACGCAGGACTGTTGTAGAAGGTCCCCGCCGAAGGACACGAAGCCAGAAGGATTCGGACAATGAAGACTTCAGGTCAAGCGATGGTGGGTCTTATAATCCCCTATCAGATAGTACCCCTTGTCCTTCGGAGAGTGAGCGTGAGCCACACATGGATCAGCCGTGTGACCACATGGGGCACTCCGAGCAAGTCCTTGTGACAAATGAAGCTCGTTCGGTTGAAGAACAATTGGCCACCCTTACAGCCGCACTTCAACAAAGAGATGATGAGCTAGCAGCCCTGCGAAATCAGATGAGTGATAACCTGAATAAGAGCAGTGAAGGGCATGGTGGTGCAAGTACTAGTAACCAACCAGGAGGAGCTGCACTCAGCCTTGAGGCGATCCAAAGAATGATCGCCGAAGGAGTTAAGACGCAGCTGATGCAAAATCATCACTCCATGCGGCCAGGCTATGTTAAGCCATATCCTCCGGACGTTGACCTTGTTCCCTTCCCAAGCAACTATCGGCAGCCGCAGTTTAGCAAGTTCAATGGAAGCGGGTCACCACATGAGCACATTGCCCATTTTCTTGCAGCTTGCCAAGACACAGCTCATAATGGGGCACTTCTGCTGAGACAGTTCGTGCAAACACTATCTGGCCCTGCCTTCACTTGGTACAGCAAACTAGCGCCAAGTTCAATCAAAACATGGGAACAAATGCAGAATTCTTTCCTTGAGAGGTTTTACAGTACCCAAAGGACTGTAGGCATCACAGAGTTAACCCAGACTGAGCAGGGCATGAATGAGAAGGCAGCTGATTTCATTAACAGATGGAGAAATCTAAGTCTGCATTGCCCACAGCCAATCACTGAGCCGGAAGCAGTGCGCATGTGCACAAATAACTTGCTTTCTGATGTGGCTGTGCAGttacaaggggtgcggccaataaCATTTGAAGAGCTAGCCTCTAAAGCTACTGATATAGAGAACTATATGCAGCTTAGGGCTCGTCGAACAAAGCCAACATTCAGTAAACCTATGGAGAAAAGTGGCCAGCGGGAGAAGCCACCAAGCAAACCAAGGTCAGCCCAAGCGATGGAAACAACAACCAGCCCTCACTTCCAGTCCGGGAGAGGTGCGCCAAGGAACCAAGAGCAAAGAGGCACACAGCTTGCTAGGAGGCCAACTCTCAGCGAGCGTCAAAACAGGGAGTATTCGTTTCCGGTAGATGAAATTGGTGATCTTTTTGCGGGTTTAAAGGAGTTGAAACTTATAGAACTTCCCAATCCCAAAAGGCCGGAAGAAGCTTCAAAGTTCAATGAGCCAAACTTCTGCCATTACCATCGCATCTTGGGCCATACACTCAAAGATTgctttgtggtaaagaatatcatCCAGAAAATGATTGACGAGGGGACTATCGATACAGATCTCCTCAAAAGTATGACGAAGGGAAAGAAGATGGCGTCAGCAAATGTCGCCACCCTTCAAGATGATTCG GCCATTCGGAAGCCCAGGATCAGCATAAAAGAGAGGCTAACGTACCCTGCAACAATGGTGCATGGCCCGGTTTCTCCGCTTCTCGAGGACCCGAAGATCGGGAGCAGCGGCGGTCAAAACGTCGTGTACTACCCCGAGTGA